From Variovorax sp. PMC12, the proteins below share one genomic window:
- the trxC gene encoding thioredoxin TrxC, which produces MTDSTPLHIVCPHCHTTNRVRADQLGSAPDCGSCHRPLFAGHSTALPDEATFDRHIARNEIPVLVDFWAPWCGPYRQMAPGYEQAAAQLEPKVRLAKVDTEAVRSLGARFNIRSIPTLALFKGGREVARQAGAMSAADIVRWVKAHGAG; this is translated from the coding sequence ATGACCGATTCGACCCCGCTGCACATCGTCTGCCCGCACTGCCACACGACCAACCGCGTGCGCGCGGACCAGCTGGGCAGCGCGCCCGACTGCGGCAGCTGCCACCGCCCGCTGTTCGCCGGCCATTCGACCGCGCTGCCCGACGAAGCCACCTTCGATCGCCACATCGCGCGCAACGAGATTCCGGTGCTGGTCGACTTCTGGGCGCCGTGGTGCGGTCCGTACCGCCAGATGGCGCCGGGCTACGAGCAGGCCGCGGCCCAGCTCGAGCCGAAGGTGCGGCTGGCCAAGGTCGACACCGAGGCGGTGCGCTCGCTGGGCGCGCGCTTCAACATCCGCAGCATCCCCACGCTGGCGCTGTTCAAGGGCGGCCGAGAGGTCGCGCGGCAGGCCGGCGCCATGAGCGCGGCGGACATCGTGCGCTGGGTGAAGGCGCACGGCGCCGGCTAG
- the pdeM gene encoding ligase-associated DNA damage response endonuclease PdeM: MTLAESSESTTSTVRWAGELLHLLPERALWWPAAGVLFVADLHLGKAATYRALGQPVPGGTTQENLARLDALVARWSPRRIVFLGDFLHAAQARTVLAGVQAWREGHAGIAMTLVRGNHDSRAGDPPEALGIEVVDEPHLMGPFACCHHPQPHATHFVLAGHLHPVCRLHGPGRDRVRLPCFVSEAGQAVLPAFGEFTGGWLMERAPGRRFHAVGGSAVWALPASE; encoded by the coding sequence GTGACGCTCGCAGAATCCTCCGAATCGACCACCTCCACCGTCCGCTGGGCCGGTGAACTGCTCCACCTGCTGCCCGAACGGGCGCTGTGGTGGCCCGCCGCGGGCGTGCTCTTCGTGGCCGACCTGCACCTGGGCAAGGCCGCGACCTACCGCGCGCTGGGCCAGCCGGTGCCGGGCGGCACCACGCAGGAGAACCTCGCGCGGCTCGATGCGCTGGTCGCGCGGTGGAGCCCCCGGCGCATCGTGTTCCTGGGCGACTTCCTGCATGCGGCGCAGGCGCGCACGGTGCTCGCCGGCGTGCAGGCCTGGCGCGAAGGCCATGCGGGCATCGCGATGACGCTGGTACGCGGCAACCACGACAGCCGCGCGGGCGACCCGCCCGAAGCGCTGGGCATCGAGGTGGTGGATGAGCCGCACCTGATGGGCCCGTTTGCCTGCTGCCACCATCCGCAGCCGCATGCCACGCATTTCGTGCTCGCGGGGCACCTGCACCCCGTGTGCCGGCTGCATGGGCCGGGGCGCGACAGGGTGCGGCTGCCTTGCTTCGTGAGCGAGGCGGGGCAGGCGGTGCTGCCTGCCTTTGGCGAGTTCACAGGCGGATGGCTGATGGAGCGTGCGCCGGGGCGGCGCTTCCACGCGGTGGGCGGTTCGGCTGTCTGGGCCCTGCCCGCGTCGGAGTGA
- a CDS encoding TPM domain-containing protein — protein MTTEATLFTKLGRIWRHRWIDEAEVRRALPDEAMQRLTGRVAASERRHSGEIRICIEAGLPMSYLWRHASVRERAVMLFGKLRVWDTAHNNGVLIYLLLAEHAIEIVADRGIHSRVDAAAWTAMMQRMSAAFREGRFEDGLTQALEEISALLVEHFPLGEGELDVNELPDDPVVL, from the coding sequence ATGACGACCGAAGCCACCCTTTTCACCAAGCTCGGCCGCATCTGGCGCCATCGCTGGATCGACGAAGCCGAGGTTCGCCGCGCCCTGCCCGACGAGGCCATGCAGCGCCTCACGGGCCGCGTGGCCGCGAGCGAGCGCCGCCACAGCGGCGAGATCCGCATCTGCATCGAAGCCGGCCTGCCGATGTCGTACCTGTGGCGCCACGCCTCGGTGCGCGAGCGCGCCGTCATGCTGTTCGGCAAGCTGCGCGTTTGGGATACCGCGCACAACAACGGCGTGCTGATCTACCTGCTGCTGGCCGAGCATGCGATCGAGATCGTGGCGGACCGGGGCATCCATTCGCGCGTCGACGCCGCGGCGTGGACCGCGATGATGCAGCGCATGAGCGCGGCCTTCCGCGAAGGGCGCTTCGAGGACGGGCTCACGCAGGCGCTCGAGGAGATTTCGGCGCTGCTGGTGGAGCACTTTCCGCTGGGCGAAGGCGAACTCGACGTGAACGAGTTGCCGGACGATCCGGTCGTGCTCTGA
- a CDS encoding TPM domain-containing protein produces the protein MLLTMGGAFAQGLLPVPALTARVIDQTGTLDGPQRSGLETKLAAFEQRKGSQIVVLMVPTTAPEDIESYTQRVGDTWKIGRKGVGDGLLVVVAKNDRRMRIAPAKTLEGVVPDLAASRIIDEEMKPRFRNNDFSGGLNAAVDRIIGLVDGEPLPAPVQDTGDSGRGGGFDWENLAIFLFVGVFVGAPIARAILGKKLGTIVVGGGVGVVVFFITASIAIAVIAALVALVFSLVAGAGRPGGGGGGGGWGGGLGGGGGGGFSRGGGGGGFSSGGGGNFGGGGASGNW, from the coding sequence ATGCTGCTGACGATGGGCGGCGCATTCGCGCAAGGCCTGCTGCCGGTGCCCGCGCTCACCGCGCGCGTGATCGACCAGACCGGCACGCTCGACGGCCCGCAGCGCAGCGGCCTGGAGACCAAGCTCGCCGCCTTCGAGCAGCGCAAGGGCTCGCAGATCGTGGTGCTGATGGTGCCGACCACCGCGCCCGAGGACATCGAGAGCTACACCCAGCGCGTGGGCGACACCTGGAAGATCGGCCGCAAGGGCGTGGGCGACGGCCTGCTGGTGGTCGTGGCCAAGAACGACCGCCGCATGCGCATCGCGCCCGCCAAGACGCTCGAAGGTGTTGTGCCCGACCTCGCGGCCAGCCGCATCATCGACGAGGAGATGAAGCCGCGCTTTCGCAATAACGACTTCTCCGGTGGCCTGAACGCGGCGGTCGACCGGATCATCGGGCTGGTCGACGGCGAGCCGCTGCCGGCACCGGTGCAGGACACGGGCGACTCCGGCCGAGGCGGCGGCTTCGACTGGGAGAACCTCGCGATCTTCCTGTTCGTGGGCGTGTTCGTCGGCGCGCCCATCGCGCGCGCCATCCTCGGCAAGAAGCTGGGAACGATCGTCGTGGGCGGCGGCGTGGGCGTGGTGGTGTTCTTCATCACCGCCAGCATCGCCATCGCGGTGATCGCCGCGCTTGTCGCGCTGGTGTTCTCGCTCGTCGCCGGCGCCGGACGTCCGGGCGGCGGCGGCGGGGGCGGCGGCTGGGGCGGTGGTCTGGGTGGCGGTGGCGGAGGCGGCTTCAGCCGTGGCGGCGGAGGCGGTGGCTTCAGCTCCGGCGGCGGCGGCAACTTCGGCGGCGGCGGCGCGTCGGGCAACTGGTGA
- a CDS encoding LemA family protein: protein MMMKRWFLILAAVVSLSGCGYNQFQSLDEASKSAWSEVLNQYQRRADLVPNIVATVKGEASFEQDTLTKVVEARAKATSIQVTPETLNNPEAFAKFQQAQGELSSALSRLMVVSERYPDLKANQAFRDLRVTLEGTENRITVARNRYIETVQEYNVLARSFPTNITAKIFSYAPKPTFTVQNEAQISVPPTVDFSNPKK, encoded by the coding sequence ATGATGATGAAGCGCTGGTTCCTGATCCTTGCGGCGGTCGTGTCCCTGAGCGGCTGCGGCTACAACCAGTTCCAGTCCCTCGACGAGGCCAGCAAGTCGGCCTGGAGCGAGGTGCTCAACCAGTACCAGCGCCGCGCCGACCTGGTGCCCAACATCGTCGCCACCGTCAAGGGAGAGGCCTCCTTCGAGCAGGACACGCTCACCAAGGTGGTCGAGGCCCGCGCCAAGGCCACCTCGATCCAGGTCACGCCGGAAACGCTGAACAACCCCGAAGCCTTCGCCAAGTTCCAGCAGGCGCAGGGCGAGCTGTCTTCCGCGCTGTCGCGGCTCATGGTGGTGTCGGAGCGCTACCCCGACCTCAAGGCCAACCAGGCCTTCCGCGACCTGCGCGTGACGCTCGAGGGCACCGAGAACCGCATCACCGTGGCGCGCAACCGCTACATCGAGACCGTGCAGGAGTACAACGTGCTCGCGCGCAGCTTCCCGACCAACATCACCGCAAAGATCTTCAGCTACGCGCCGAAGCCGACCTTCACGGTGCAGAACGAGGCGCAGATCTCCGTGCCACCAACGGTCGATTTCAGTAACCCGAAAAAGTAA
- a CDS encoding ABC transporter permease, with product MTRKRTPLATRAANAMGLAYVGAVYVFLLLPIAVIVLMSLNAGEFLTFPPQGISLRWFGALFANEAFMRAIGTSLQVAAIATVCSTIIGVAGALYVVRHATRLREGLRMMLMLPLMLPEILTAIALLFFLYASGIGTRTMFGLVVGHVLVTLPYVFTNVASALYNQDGTLEQAARSLGASPWRAFVRVTLPLVKPGIITGALFAFVISFDLFNMSLLLKGIGMTTLPLQLFDYLRWDFDPTAAAVSTVSIVVTLVAVVWVDRTVGLRSLRFG from the coding sequence ATGACCCGCAAGCGCACTCCCCTGGCCACGCGCGCGGCCAATGCCATGGGGCTGGCGTACGTCGGCGCGGTGTACGTGTTCCTGCTGCTGCCGATCGCGGTGATCGTGCTGATGTCGCTCAACGCGGGCGAGTTCCTCACCTTCCCGCCGCAGGGGATCTCGCTGCGCTGGTTCGGCGCGCTGTTCGCCAACGAAGCCTTCATGCGCGCCATCGGCACCTCGCTGCAGGTGGCGGCCATCGCGACGGTGTGCTCCACCATCATCGGCGTGGCCGGCGCGCTCTACGTGGTGCGCCATGCCACGCGGCTGCGCGAGGGGCTGCGCATGATGCTGATGCTTCCGCTCATGCTGCCGGAGATCCTCACGGCGATCGCGCTGCTGTTCTTCCTGTACGCGAGCGGCATCGGCACGCGCACGATGTTCGGGCTGGTGGTGGGCCACGTGCTGGTCACGCTGCCGTACGTGTTCACCAACGTGGCGTCGGCGCTCTACAACCAGGACGGCACGCTGGAGCAGGCCGCGCGCAGCCTCGGTGCGTCACCATGGCGCGCCTTCGTTCGCGTGACGCTGCCGCTGGTCAAGCCGGGCATCATCACCGGCGCGCTGTTCGCGTTCGTGATCTCGTTCGACCTGTTCAACATGTCGCTGCTGCTCAAGGGCATCGGCATGACGACGCTGCCGCTGCAGCTGTTCGACTACCTGCGCTGGGACTTCGACCCGACCGCAGCGGCCGTGTCGACGGTGAGCATCGTGGTCACGCTGGTGGCGGTGGTCTGGGTCGACCGCACCGTGGGGCTGCGCTCGCTGCGCTTCGGCTAG